The Haliotis asinina isolate JCU_RB_2024 chromosome 16, JCU_Hal_asi_v2, whole genome shotgun sequence DNA segment AAAATGACAAATGTGTTAAGTGAAGAGGAAGAGCTTCCCGTAAATGCCATGAAGTTACAGTGAATCATTCATGAATTCGTGTGAAGTGAAGTCCTGTGTTTAGAGATTGATAGCTTCGTGATTTTGGAAAATGAGAAGGGTGAAGCATAAAGTCGTGGTTTGGTTGGCGAGAGCTGGTTCCCTTCCATCGACATTAAGATTCACGCGTTCTGCATGCTCGTCTTGGATGATTTCGAATCTTTTTATAATGGGTTTGTTTTGAAGTCAATCGTGTGTTGAGttattttaaggaatttggattTGGATGTTCTGGTGCAATCATTTTGTTAAACTTTGCTGTTTTTCACCAACTGTGATCAcaaaattgttatatttttccttgttttattaaaatatttcacgCAAACAGATAGGTCCAATCCGATCGACAACTTGTCCGCAGGATAATGTATGGCTGTTCTATTTTGTTCTCTTTGAATATGCACAGATTTTTTGTTCATCGTTTGCGTTAATGCAAAAACTAACGTGCTGGACACTTAAATAATGTGTAAATTAGAAACCCAGTTCAAATCTACAACAAACAGGGATACCCTTTAGTTAAAAACAAATCACGTGCACGGGCAACCAAGGACAGATAACCGCTTCCATTTAAACTACACACAATACTCTATTAGTATAAACCGAACAAAACCGCTTGAGGTATTCCCTGGGTTTAGATGCCTTAAGGGGGAGAAACATGATTGTTCTACGCCATGTATCCCGGAGTAGAGACAGACGCTGATATTGACCATTAATCAATGCGTGTACACCTGTTCACTCCACAGAGATCTAGTTTATTTCAGTGACACATACTGGCGGTGAATACATATAACAGCATAGAAATAATTCCTTTACATATTGTGATCAAAGTGGATCTCGGTTGAGCGTTTTCTTTCAAAAGAAGGGTTAAACTCCTGTAATAGTTATGTCCGTTATTTATTGATAACGTTCGGTCCTTAAATATACATTACTTTATATAAGAGAGTTCAGGTCGATATAGGTGGTGATTGGTACATCAATGACCGTTCTATAAACATCAACGTCGTATTAATCGGTCTGTAATATCAGAACGTATGGGAGAGTGTTCTATGCAAACAGAGGCCTAATCGGGTTTCTTGGGGGctctggggtagcctagtggttacagcgttcgctcgtaaccCCGAAGATTCGGGGTCCATTCCtagtatattgctaaaagcggggtaaaaccacactcactacATCGCTAAATTGCTTTGTTAcattcatatatatttcaatctTCAAGACAGTACAATATCATTTTACTCGTTACTTCGACTATTAGATTCGATACTTTTCAGAAGGGGGCGTTTTGCCATAAGTTATTTCACATAGAAAATAACTAAAATATTTTCTCGGGGTTTTTTCTTCAAGGAGTCAGTGTATACTTCCTTTTGACCACGAGTTTAATTCTGCTGTAGTTACCATCCATGGCAACGGCGTCCCATTCAAAGGCTTCCTCGTGACAGCTGACacgacaacggggatgtttgaCGGTACCTGCCTGAACACCTCCGCCGATGCCAAGGCCGTCCCCAACTGTGGCATGACTCACTCCAGCAGTGGTGACAAGACATCAGTGACGCTATTGTGGTACCCTCCAACCATCGTGCACGTCGGCAGCATCCAGTTCAAGTAAGCACAACTTCATCTACAAGTGCTCATAAAAACGGGGTGGTgatagtggttaaggcgtccgCACATCACGCGGAAATGAGTAAAATAATTTAATTCTGCACCgatcttagcaatattcctgcaatatcagggcggggaacaccaatgatgggcttcacacattatacataTATGTGGAATCGaccccggatcttcggcgtgacgagcgaacgctttaaccaataggctgcCCCGCCCCTATCGCGGAACATTCAGGTTCGatacccacatggatacaaagtgcaaagcccattcctggtgtagGGCCACCAAaatggtgctggaatattgctaaaagtgtcgcAAAACCATATTCAAAGACAGGAAAACAAGGCTCTCTTATTGTGGCACCATCGCCTAAACACGGTCTAAAATCATGGTTTCTGTTTCCTCATAGcctgtgtgaagtccattcctgatgtttccagtcatgatcatgctgaaatattggcAACAGCAGCCTGAAAGTACAGTCGAAGAATTAGTTTCATTTGCAGAATCGATCCTTTAACGGGTTCTGAATGGTGATCTTAGTAATGTATTCAAATGCTGTGTTCTGTAAGGGGAACAGATGAGTAGGAGGGTGTAGGTGCATGCCACACtgtagcaatatcccagttaaATGGCggcatgtctggaccagacagtccagtgatcaacagcaagagcagtGAAGAGAACAGAGAACAGAGGACGGCATAAGTGGGTCAGTGATACCCACGAACAGTCGCAGTTGGTGCTGACAAAGCAAGAATTCTGatgaaccgggattcgaactagTGACGATGGGTTTCTGTGTACTCAGGGAATCTACATTCGAGCGTCAAGTGGTTCAGTTATGACACGAAAATGCCCAGAGACTAAATATATAATGATAACAGTCCATTTATTGTGCGCATTTTCccatgcacaatgcatgctcgAAGCGCCCATACAatgtgattattattaccccggaaaACCCACGCTGTTTGTGAGAAGGTTAATGGTAATATGCCTTATCCCACCGGGCACcaattttctgctgggtgaacaaaggcagttgtgaacaaactcacttgcctgatGAAACCACATGTCACAAGTGCGTCGTACTGAAAACTCTCAGGGGTCAAGCTGCTAAACATGGTACTCTCTGAGTCAGCTCCCATTGGTGCGTAACTCCATTGAATGTGGCCTGAGCTCTCTGCGACCACGCGCCACCACATGAATAATTGATATAGGTTTTCCCGCATCTTGCAATATCGTGACCATTTGTTGTCTCACGAAACAGCAGCGTCCAGTCAACTTGCGTGGTTTATTTAAAGCATGACACAAGAAGGCCATTTTGAAGGGAACAGGTGACAAGACTGTTATTAGAAAGTGTCATTTGTTGCCGTTAAACATGcaataaaatattacattgtgtAAACGCTGTAAAGAATAGGTCCTTAATCTTTTCTTTGGTGAATATTTGTACTGTCATGTCACACAGACATCTACATCAGCAAGTGTCGTCTTGGAATTCCTCACGCCAGATGCCTGTTTTCGGTTGATGGTCGTTGATTCGTCAAAAAAGTGTTTAATAACCTCCCCAAGGTTTTATCTACTTTTAATTCCGTGTTCCTGATAGAGGAGTGAGTTGAGGTtaaggccgcttttagcaatctcgttgggaatcgaacctgggtcttcagcgttacgcgcgaacgctttaactcaCGGATGGGACATACTGGGTCTAATTGGACCCTGCATGGAAGACGATGTTCTAACATGACTACATTACCCGGTGTTTCAGGCTTGTGGTCGTCAAGGAATATTCTACATATTGGTCTGATGTTCGCTCATCCGTGCTGACTCCAAGTAAAACAGGATGTAAGTATTATCCGCTGGTGCACTTATACCCAAAGTCTTATCACACTAATACCCACACTAATATCCACAGTCTGCCACACTAATACCCACATTCTGTCACACTAATACCCACATTCTGTCACACTAATACCCAAAGTCTGTCACACTAATACCCTCAGTCTGTTACCTTACACCCAGTCTGTCACACTAATACCACAGTGTATTTCACTAACACCCCCAGTTTGTCACACTAATACCACAGTGTGTTTCACTAATACCCACATTCTGTCACACTAATACCCAAAGTCTGTCACACTAATACCCTCAGTCTGTTACCTTACACCCAGTCTGTCACATTAATACCACAGTGTGTTTCACTAACACCCACATTTTGTCACACTAATACCCACAGATTGCCACACGTATACTCACAGTCTGTCACACTAATGCCCACAGTCTGTTTCACTAACACCCAACGTTTGTTTCATTAATACCCAGTCTGTTACACTAATACCGACAGTCTGTCACACTAATACCCTCAGTATGTTTCACTTATATCTACCGTCTGTCACACATTAATACTCACAGTTCGTATCAGTAATACCCACAGTCTGTATCAGTAATACCCACAGTCTGTGTTACTAATACCCATAGTCTGTTTCACTAATACCCACAGtctgtcacagtccctgaaccacaatttCAAATCTCCGCCCAGCtttttctgcaatgctaaaacgtAGCTTAAGCAAGTAGCCTTCGTAACGTTGCGACGTTTCGCAACACTATACTTTATCATATGCTCACGAATGTCATAGCACTACAAACGTTTTGTGCATTGGGACCCTGGCGGTTACGTCACTGACACCCATGAACAAGGGTATAACGTTGACAAAATACTAAAGACAGACCAGaccagctattctcgaaaccGCCGTAGCCTTATGAACTtattaagcccattcttaacgcACTGGCTTCGAAGTTAAGAATTCATAAGGCTACGTACGTACCGGGAATAAGGGCTCTGGGTCCAAATATTCGATGCTCTCCTAGCGCTATGATAATCGTAAGGTAATgctaatgcatggcacttacgacttacgaaaatctaggtcctggaGTTCGGACATATTCAGGATCATGGCACACGCacgggacgcaactctgcacaagCCAGAGCCTTCGGTGAGCATGTGATGGGTGGAGTAGGTTTATGGTTCAGGATTTTGACTTTCGACCTCCAAGCatacatgatcatgatgtcactcGCAGTGCTATTTTCTCACCTATGTTTATTTTCCAGACTACTCATTGACAGACATCTGGGAGCTTGGTTGGTTCAACCCCGGGTCTGCTGTTGGCGGTCACAACAACCTCGCAGGGTCAGGGAGAGTTCACATGCCTTCAGTGGGCAGACAGTTCGCTTGAGGACAACCAGACACGAAGATTCGACCATCATCTCACCAGACACGACTTGACTGTCCCGTCCTTTGTGTTCTACGATCCACGTCTTTTATGCATTTAGAACTGTCAACAGTTTGCTGTAGGTCGATATTGTATCATACGTACAAGTCAATGACCTTGATGCAATCAAGTCAAATAGTACCAGCGTACTACTTGCATGTTTGGACATGGACCATTTCGACTATGATTATTGCTAAGACACCAAATTTGAGCCTTTGGACAGAGGAAGCTTAAAGCATCTACTTACGTGTTGGAAATGCGATCCTCATGAGCCAAGGATTAATACTACGATCAGCAATAAACACGTTTCGTGAAGACGATCCCCAGTCATAGGATACAAGATCAGAGcctattcacacacacacacaaatatttcaacacTACCATTGTTGATCCCATTATTTTACTTTGGCTTATATCAGGCGTAGCCCTAAGAACAATTTGTGCAGTTTATCCCGGGAACTTTGATGAAACCGCTTGGATGTCTTTAAAATAATAATCCTGCTTGTAGCTCTTTAAGCAGATATTTCTCTTCAAAATGTCGCATGATTTTATTCAGGACTTAATCTTGATGTTTCCGGCGCTTTGCGACTTCGAACTTTGTTCATGACGATGTGTGAATAAAATGTCTTTTTGTATGAGTTCTTTTGATTGAGAAGGAGTGTCATTTTTTGAGCTCACATATCCTGATTTGATTTTCTCAACCTCATCGACGAGGACACATGttcctttgagtgagtgagtgagtgagtgagtgagtgagtgagtgagtgagtgagtgagtgagtatggtataTGCTAACGATCCACCCATGGCCGATTTGAAAGAGACAACGTAATGGTAAGAGGGCATTCGGTACCAATGGTCGATAACAGCTTAACGTTTTCGCCCATTAACCAGAAAGCTACCGCCCTAAATGAATACTTCTGTACCtttgcatgcgtgcgtgcatgtgtgtgtgtgtatgtgagtgtgtgtgtgtgtgccatgTGTTTATCCAACAACGTCACGCAACAAATCTgtcatttaaatttaaaattgaTACAGAAATCTGAAGGTTTTGTAAAATAACATGCTTCCTAATATACCTTCCCTCACTATAATGGAATATTTTCCTGTACCGTGACAAATATTAATTTCGCCTGTGACAGTGAAATGTGTGCAAATCGTATTCTTAACgtaaacacaaatatatacaagcatGCTCACATGCGtgctgttgaatgttgaagCCATGGATGTCAACTGCTATTGTAAACTGAAAAAGCCTAGTATCAATCTTCGTTCAAACCTGCATTTTTACACATGGATCACGATGGAACTAATTTTCACGTTAGTAATTTTTGAAGATTCACCAATCCTCATTTTTGATGGGTTTTCCCATCAGTATCATGTgtaacagacaatccagtgatcaccagcgtcagcatcgatctgcgcaattgggatatgatgacatgtgtcaatcaagtcagcgattctgaccacccgatcctgttagtcgcctcttacgacaagcatgggttactgaagatcaattcgaactcggatcttcacgtgtcccAGCCTTTAAGGAGCCATGGGCAAGACAAGTCGATCTGAAGTTGTGGGAACCTCAGAACCCATAATTGTTGATCCCTGGGTTCGTCAGCACCATATCACCCCTTGTCGATTCCACCAAATGGTTAAGGCATGAGAAGTGTGGCTTTCCTCAGACAATAAGCTGTCAGGCTGGAATGCCTGGGATACTAGTCAAATTAGAGATACAATCACAGGCTCACACCGTATCATTCACAAACTcaaaaacccactcactcactcaataacccactcgctcgctcactcacttacccacactgacacaaaaagaagtgtgttttccatggTGATTTCGACAGTGAACTTCGCGCAATAACGTTAATTTCAGGATCTTGAGTTTGCCGAGTCTCAACGATTGTTTTGTCTAGTAACGTTCCAGTAGCATTTGGATTTGTTCGCAAAATCCAGTTTTTAAGTGACAGTCGATGTTAAACTTGAGCGACATGCTCGGAaagcgagtgagtgattggGGATGGTCtaaagccgcttttagcaagattccagcaatatccctgttggggacacctgaaatgcacacacacagacatgatGATACATACTTTCTTAGTGACATTATAATGGGCCCgtgaggtcccggggtagaataggcctaggatcgggtggttaagCTCGCTgggacacgtgaagatccgagttcgaattgatcttcagtaacccatgcttgtcgtaagaggcgactaacaggatcgggtggtgaggctcgctgacttggttgacacatgtcatcggttcccagttgcgcagatcgatgctcaaggttgttgatcactggattgtctggtccagactcgatcgtttactgaccgccgccatatagctggaatattgctgagtgcggcgtaaaactaaactcactcactcacatcattATAACGAGAATGTAGCTGTTGAACAGGCAAAGGTGTGAGATCTTGCAGTAAATATTGTATGGACAACAAAATGCATTCATAAATCTTTTATTTTAAATGCTGAACCTTACCGTGTACCGGTGGCAAGTGAAGGGCTGAGTGCTTTAGGTCAGTGGTGATGGTTCACAGTTTCCATACTTTGTAtgaatacaaatacatttcTTATGCGGGGTGAAGACATTACAGTATACCAGTAATAACCGCTAAGTGCTTGTGGGCTAATAGTGTTGACTTTCAATTTCCATACTGTAGATAAGCACATACATGTAATATGCAGGAGAGACATTACAGTGTACCGGTAATAACTGCACGGCGAGGTACGTGTGGGTTATTAGTGTTGGCTCTCGATTCTCATACTTTATATagatacaaacacatgcatgtgtgcatatatgtatgtgtatgtatatatatatatacacacacacacatatatacatatacacacacatacacacacacatatacatatatacacacacacatatatatatacacacacatatatacacatacatatatatatacacacacacatatatatatatacatacatacacacacatatatatatacacacacatatacacacacatatacacacacacacacacatatatatatatacacacacacacatatatatatatacacacacacacacacacacacatatatatcatgcatgtgtttgtatcCATATAAAGTATGATAATCGAGAGCCAACACTAAACTAATAACCCACAAGTACTATATCTTTCTAAGAACATCATGGGTTTCAAAGAAAAGACCATAATTTTGGCACCTAAATTTAGCCACTGATCACTTGCAATTGACGAATATGATTCTACGTTTAACAATGATATGAACTGTCCATATTATTTAGACTTGGGGGAAGTGCTTAAACTTGAAATCCATGACTGATTATCTGAATAAAGAGATCAAAGAATTTATGCAAAAACCCTGCTGGTATACCCAGACAAACCCAAACCCAAATCTAAATAAGATATCTCGGATATGTGTGACCAAAGTAGTAAGGGCTACAATATCAAAGGACATAAGCATCCGAGAACACTGGTTTTGTAACCTGCTAGAAGCCAGAGTAATTAGTCAGCACTAGTATTTAACACCTCTGGTGAAATATGCCTGCTGAAAAGACAAACACTCACATTACCCCAATACCATATTATCTGATGTAGACATACCTACTCTAACAATCCACTTACAGAATTTCAACTGTGCTCTTTCTTCTTCCTGACTATAGTATATACCCCACGACTCTGAGCCATAACACACAATTGGCACAACCATACTATCATACATCTTTAGTAAATCCTTAAATGGCATACCTCCAAATCTCTTAGAATACTCGTAAATTGACATCACAGCTTTTGTTCGCTTGTGAGCGAAGATTGCTCCAAGATAATTTTGGAGTGAATACAAATCCTAAATATCCATATGAGGAAACAACATCCATTCGTTTGAAAAAGCTATTTTTCATATGATCGAAGTGGACCAAGATTGCGAAATACCATTATTATAATTTTATCCAAATTCCTTTTCATTCCAGTTTGGTGACACATTTTTCCAAAGTATAGATCTTACGCAGCAACTCATGGCAGGAGCTGGCAACCTAACACACATCATCAGCAAAGATGAGAAGACAAAGATTATTAAATCTTTGGGAAATAAACACTCCTGTCCCACCACATTCTTGCCTTAGTTTTTTTTAtagtttgtttacaaaaaatATGAAGACAATCTTCAATTCATCTTTAACTGCATACTGGTAATGAAAAATTACAGTACGCTTAAAACTTcacatttcactttatatcGGCAAATAGTGATTTTATGAAACCTCTTTTGGGcacaaaatgtaattaatgGTTTGTTTCTTGACGAAAAACAGTCTAAGAATATATTCTGTCGGACAGTGTAATCAAAGTAATTGTAAGCAGCTGAAATGTAGGGatacataaatgtatatatatacattggcAGTTTTGTGACGCTTACATACGTTGAGTGACATCAACGATCAAATGTCATTACGTGATGGTGCCACAGGGACTGTTAGCGTCCCTAGCTCAAGCCTAAGGTAATTACATAAAGTGGTATTGTAGAAAGCCGTGGCTATTAACCTTTTAAGCAATTCCTTTGGGAATTTGTCGTTACTGTTCAATTCAACAAACGTTCTTGTTCTGTATTCGACACACGAATACGCATAATGTGCAATTTGTGATTGGCGACTATTAGTCCTGTTGTCATACGGGTGCACTTTAATGACGCTGAGAGCTGCAACTTCTTGTCCGATTCAGAAGCACAGTGTGATAACTTTTGATACCATCCCCTACCAATGAAATCAACATTGCCCGTGCCTCTCGCTCACCTGGCTGTTACCTGAGCTGTTGCTACACCTATATCACAAATCTTGcagtatgaaatgaaaatattgatggTGTGTTGAACAACTTTTATGCTTTGTTGGcaaaaattataacaaaatCTGCAGAGTTGGTGTGTTTTTCCTGTTCATTTTGGCGTTAGTTTGAGTCATATACGATTATTTGTGCAATTCATAGGTGAGATTGTGACTCAAACGGACTCTCATACGTTCAACCAAGTCATTTAGATATGTTTCACAAGAAATTACCAGGATCCGTGTCATGTTATGCTGTGTCCGGACCCTTGTATTTGGAACTGACAAACCCGTGAGGATCAGtgttacaactgatcttcagtaagccatacttgtcgtaagaggcgagtaaaggatcgggtggtcaggctcgctgacttggttgtcatataccatttgcgtagatcgatgctgatgccgttgatcactgactgtctggtccactgttatttacagaccaccgccaaaaGCATGTAATATCACAAGCATGTAATAATTGTGAGTCAATCACAATTCAGTGTCGTATATTAGATAATACAGAAACGGAAGGACACAAGAATGTGAAATAGTGGTTATCATGTATTTGTTAAGGTCAATAGGATCTCAGTGCCAAAAGTCTGTGTCACGTGATTACGAAATTTATCAATAAAAGACATAAACAAAGTGTCAGTTTACAAGAAATTAAATCTGCATACTGCCAagcaacgtctcctcatggaCTGTCTGTTGCGTGTAAACACATTACTGGGGAATCGGCGCCATTGTTCCTCCAATGCAGGATCAAGATCTTGGGGTTAGCTCCTGAGAACAAAAACATTCATGGTCAGGTTGAGTGGACGGGTCTGGCATTGTCACATTGAAAGTGCAGACTTGGACCAAGCTCAGGGGctagcacctggtcgcggtaaacTGCAGCATCAAAGCTCCCACGGTTAACCGAAACAGGCAGTCCCACAGAAATGACCCAAACCCATCCTGTACATTTCCTGTACACAATACTGAGCATAACATTAACGGCGTCACCTCCGCACTCTCATCCTCCCATTAGCGAATCTGAGGATAAATCTTGATTATTCATTGACGACTCGATTTCTGTCTTATCTTAGGTGTCGTCTAACCCACAGCAATATAATGCGTCAAAATGGTTCCGCGATAAGGTCGTCGAACACGAAGGTGAGCAGCTAGAATCGGGTTTCGGGTGGTTTGCACCGACAATCGACCCCTAATCAGCTCATTTCCGTTTCCTgtagcagggattgggaaagactactctgacaatgggccattttcgggattattagccatttcctgaattgtgaatgggccactgcccttgtatcaatagtaaacttctaAATTcataatgggccatttttcattctaatgtgcaaaatgttccatggcgcctgcctttcccaatccctgctgtAGCCGTCTAAAACAGTTACAGAGGTGACGTAACACAATTTGACGGTCCTTTGCCTGTGACGTCATACGTGGTCGACGTGGCCTTAGACGATGAGCAGCGGTGTCAGTTTCATGCTGTCGAGCCTGTAAAATGTTCATACAGTCCAACGGCCGCACTCCACTGTACTTG contains these protein-coding regions:
- the LOC137268438 gene encoding putative defense protein 3, whose amino-acid sequence is MVATLTLAFCLSAVTCVFAFPNGAPAELCGSPLGRPMHNETLPQSTCSPFQISVNATEYGPQQPINITIHGNGVPFKGFLVTADTTTGMFDGTCLNTSADAKAVPNCGMTHSSSGDKTSVTLLWYPPTIVHVGSIQFKLVVVKEYSTYWSDVRSSVLTPSKTGYYSLTDIWELGWFNPGSAVGGHNNLAGSGRVHMPSVGRQFA